The Moorena producens PAL-8-15-08-1 genomic interval ATTAAATTCGCTACAGGTGCGCACCTAGAATATACATACTGTTTTGGCCTGAGCTTGGAGGTAGTTATAAGGGTTTGAGCTTCTAGAAAATCATTCGTAGGGTGAATTTGCCAGTTTATCTTTGCTAAGATAATTGGCATCAAAGCCTTATATAGTAAGCTTTTCAGGGCAAATGTCACCCCCTCAGGTGAAATTTACTTGGTCAATTTGAGCGCTGAAAAGCAGTTACTGAGATAGTTTCAAGTTTTTGGAGAGGTCTATTAAGTCCGCGCTATGACGGTTCTGAGGTAATTTAGGTGTTGGGTTTAAGTGTGAGCTTGAGTTCGGCTAATTCCTTCAACAGTTGGTCGATCAGCTTTTGCTGCAGTATCACGACCACCAACTGCTCTGTTGTCAGTGGCTTGAGTTGGGGGGGAGCTAGTTTTTCGGGTTTCAGTTGTTCGCTCATGCCGCTACCACACCGGATTTCAATATTTTGTCAACCACCCTCACCTAAATTCTTACATTTCATATAAAATCATTGGGGGCACAATAACTATAAAATCATTGAAGGCACAATAACATTGAGCAATCTTGGCAATAAAATCCATATACAGTGTGTCAAAAAAATTAAACACACTTTATATGGATTAATAAGCATGGGTTGATCTCAAGGTTTGGGTGTTCGAAAAAAACCAAAATCAGGTTGCAGATTGCGTCCTGCTATCAGCAGTCACCACTAAGTTTGGTGAATAACTCGTTGTGTCCAAGGTAAAACCCACGCTACCACTCTCAGCGAACTGAAAACCAGGTTTGCAACGCCCCTACATTAAGGACAGCAAATAGCTGAGTAATCATGTCGTCAGAGAAAAGTAATCAAATTTAAGAAGTTATGAGGTCAAAGTAGTGAGGATCCTCTTAATCTGCACTGAGAAGCTTCCTGTTCCATGTATTCGAGGAGGTGCAATCCAGACTTATATTGACGGAATACTACCTTATCTAAGCAAGTTTCATGACGTTAGTGTTTTTTCTGTCACTGATTCAGATTTGCCCAATCAACATGTCCTGAATGGAGTCAGCTACCAGCGCTTCCCCACAGGTGATAGTGATGCTTACTACCAAGCAGCTGCTAAATTTGTAGCTGAGGAAAAATTCGATTTAGTCATTCTTTACAATCGCCCTAAATACTTACCCTCTATTGCTGCTGCTAGCCCTAGTAGTCAGTTTCTCCTGAGCATGCACAATGAAATGTTTCATGAGGAGAAGATTAAACCTGAGGTTGCTGAGACTTGTCTAGAGAAGGTCAGAGGAGTCATAACAGTCAGCAAATTTATTGCTGATGGAATTGCCGATCTCTTCCCTGACTACCGACATAAACTTAACCCGGTATATGCAGGAGTTGACTTAGAACAGTTTCAGTCCCGATGGTCACCGGAAGGATCTAGACGTCGCCAAGAATTGCTAAGTTCTCACGGATTGACCGATCGCAAAATCGTTGTCTATGTAGGTCGATTAAGTATTAAGAAAGGACCTCATATCCTAATTTCTGCCCTACCCCAAATTCTAGAACAACATCCATCAACATTTCTTTTTATAGTGGGTAGCAAATGGTACGGCCATAACGAGGAAAATAAATATGTTCGTCAACTGAAAGAACAAGCAAAAACCTATGAAGACTCAATTTATTTGACTGGCTTTATTCCACCGGCAAATGTCCAGAAGTACTTCCTCATGGGTGATATCTTTGTTTGTGCATCTCAATGGCAAGAACCTTTAGCACGAGTTCATTATGAAGCAATGGCAACAGGTCTTCCTATGGTTACCACAATGCGAGGAGGAAACGCAGAAGTAGTCATCCCAGATATGAACGGTCTCTTGATCAGTGACTATGAGAATCCCGATGCCTTTGCAGAAGCAATTAACTCTTTATTGGACAATAAAGAGTTAGCTGAAAAAATGGGTCGATACGGACGCCATCTGGGTGATAAGTATTATGGTTGGGAGCGGGTTGCTTCAGACATTTCCCGGATTATTTCAGACTGCTGCCTACCCTAAGGATAGCAGGGTAATCCCATTTAAATTTGTCAACTGGGTATCAAAAACCTAGGACAGTTTTCAATCATACCTTTATCCCTTCTTAGGCTCATGAAAGCGTCATGAAGAGTTGGCACATTAGGTATTATTATTGGCAGGGTAAGGGAGAACTTCGTATCACCATCACGACACTGGTCTTGCCCTTCCATAGCACGGGAATGGCTGTGATCTCATTGGACTTGCTCAAGAACCCGTTGTTGAGCTAACACCAGATGATGTTCACTCGCCCAGGCACTCACCGTGTGTAAGCCAATGAGATTGGTTTTCGCGATCGTAGAAACCCCGAGCAGTTAAACCCATCAATATTGATCAGCTTAATCTCTAGCTGGGTGGGTTACTGCTCCACCCAACTATTGAAGCATTCATGCAACTGAGTTGGGTCAATCAATGCCAAGACTCCCGAAAAGGTATTGTGAGATGGAATACTATGGGGCAATTCCAAAAACGTCTCTAACCATTGCTGTTTCACTTTGCCATAGGTTTCAATGGCTACCATATTATCTGCCCCAGACAGAAGCCAAGATGGTGATGGTCACAATATCTACAAGTTTATGCTTGGGTTCCCGTTTGACTCTCCGGTCATCCAATGCCTCAAACTGATTAATCACGCTATGAATGAGCTGTTTCATCCTTTGTTGAAAGGGGCGATGGGGTGGGAGCACCAAAGCCAAGGAACATCAGGGCTGAGAGCATGTGAACAGACTAATTTAATCTCTATCCAATTTCCTGGATTCTGGAGAGATTGTCGAGTCTGAATTGAACCAAAGCCAACTTTGGTGCCAACCTGTGTTTCGTCAAGTACAATTTATACAAAATAGCCGCGGTTACCCTGGAATTTTAGCTTGCATGTCACCCCCTCAGGATATTATCATGTGTTTGGTAATTATTTTGATGCAGAAGTGTTGAATGTCAAAAAAAAGTGTCAAAAAATTTTTTCAATATGATAAAATCATCAAAGCTATAAAAATCATACTCGTTAAGTATGATTTTTATAAGTTTTCCAAAAATCCAAAAATATATTTTGGAAGCGTTAAAAAAAAAGATTATCTATCTCTCAGTACCTTTTTATTTGTATCTTGTTAGTTGGAGTATGTAATGGATAAGAGTGTGATCAGTATGGGAAATTTATTGAAACGGTTAAATATTAAAAAAATAGAACGATATCTAACTTTGATAAACCGGTTAATAAGATAAAAAAAATATTCAAAAAGTAATTTATCAATTGAAAAGGCAACTCAATCAAAAAAAAAATCAATTTGAAGCCCGAAATTTATTACCGTTAGCGAAGCGTGGCATACTGCCGATAGTTAAACTATTTGTACTTTAAAAAATTAACTATTATGGAGCCAAGGATCTCATCAAATTAAATTATTTTGTGGCTTGGACATTTGCCGTTCAGACGTAGGGTTAATAGTTATTCATTATTCAGATTTATAGCTATTTAATCACTTATTTAAGATTACAGCTAATAAAAATATCTGTGACGTGAAAGATTTTGGAAAAACACCATTATATAACATTCGTTTCAATCATATATGTCTCAATAAATTACCTATGTACATTGCTTTACAAAACTAATTTAGTGAAAGTAAAATAGGACTTTATAGGGTTAATTCATGAAAATATGTAAAGTTTTGTTGATCGATTCAACATTTATGATTTTGATGTTGATCTGTTTCTCTACTTATGTCTGCTAATACCACAAACTCATCCCACAACCTGCACTGCAGTACTTTTTAAAAAGTAACAGTTTCAGTAGCGAAACTATCGTGGACTGCCTAAAACTAGCTAGTTTTTGATAAGACTACATTCAGGATTTCATGATAGGATAACTACGAGATATCAATGATTATTATTAAAATTTATTTTTGGCTGCTTATAATATGATCAAGAAAGAAGATATCCCTACTCCTATTATTGATAACAAACAACGAAAGAACGTTAAAATAGCTGAAAATTTGGAAGATCGTCGTTTTTCTACTCTCTACATTATCCGACGATTTATTATTTACTTTTTAGGTATACAACGTCGCCGAATTACAAATAAGCCAGATATACAAAAGAATGCGAACGAGCTACGTCAGATATTTGAAGATTTGGGAGGCTTCTGGGTAAAAACGGGTCAGTTGTTAGCATTGCGAACCGATATTTTACCAGATGAGATTTGTGAGCAGTTAATACGTCTTCAGTATGAAGCGATTGGATTCCCTATGGCTTTAGTTAGATCAACAATTGAGTCAGAGCTAGGAGCACCCATGGAAAAAATATTTCAAGATTTTGATGAGACTCCTTTGGCAGCTGCATCAATTGGTCAGGTTCATAGAGCAACGTTGCGAAGTAAAAGAAAACCGGTAATCGTTAAAATTCAACGTCCAAATTTAGCCGAAGCATTCAAGCGAGATTTGGATTTAATTAAAGTCGTTGTCAACCTGTTAATTTCTTTTAATATTCTGAGTTACCTACGTTTAGATGAAGCAGTATCGGAGTTAGATAAAATATTTAATGAGGAATTAGATTATCGCTATGAAGCATCTAATACTCGTAATATGAGAAAAACCCTAAAGCAGCATAAAATATATGTTCCAAAGATTTATACCAAATATTCTAAACGTCGAGTTTTAGTTATGGAATATATCGATGGGGTTCTTGCCTCTGATTATATTAAAGTATCGAATAGGGATCCCGTCAGAGCCTCTCAATGGGAGGATGAAAATGACTTTGATGCTGAAAAAGTAGGTGAAAAGATATTTCTTTCATTACTTCGACAAGTATTTGAAGATAACTTGTACCATGGAGATCTACATCCAGGCAATATTATTTTCTTGCGTCGGAGCAAAGTCGTATTCATTGACATGGGTAGCGTGGGAACCCTGGATAGGAAATTGAGGGTGACTTATAATGAGTATACGAATGCATTGACATATGGAGATTTTAGCAAAGCGTCTAATTACATCATGGGGTTGGGTGTTGAGATTCCCAGAGTTAATGTACCTACAGTCAAGGCAGAGATGTCGCGTGCTCTAGAGAGTTGGTCCACCAAAGCGCAACTTAAAGGGGTAGAGTTTAAAGAAAAGTCTTTTGGTGCGGCAACGGCTGACTTATCTAAAGTGCTGACCAAATATCGTATTCCAAATAATTGGACTTTTCTCAAAATGAGTCGATCTTTTTTAACTCTAGATGGTACACTGCAGTACCTATTACCTGAATTTGATTTCTTCAAGACATCTAAAAAATATAATCGCCAGGCAGATAAACGTTCTCTCAAACAAAGTTTAGAGCCAAAAAGTATTAGAAATTCGATTAACCAGTTCTTTGATACTATTAGCGAGTACAATAACCTGATTTTACCTGAGTTGCGACAACGAACCCTCGCATTTGAGTTAACCAGTAATATTTTTGCACTGTTGCTGGTAGTAGGTTTCCAATCTCTCGCCTATTTACTCCTAATAACTGAACCAGTGGCAGTTTATAGTTTCCTTTATCAACATTATTTTAAAGCGATTGAACCTATTCATACTCAACTGGCTGAAGAGTTTTTTCAACAAATTCCCCATCTTCCATATCTGGAATGGATTGGTATTTTTATACTGATTGGTCTCAGTGCTAGAATACTGCTTGCAGGAGCAAAAGTTCTGAAGCGTAAAGACTTTCCTCAGAAAATATAACAGAGTACTCATAAGTGTGGATCTGAAATTCCCGCCTATACAGTCGTTTTTCCTATTGTTTGCATGATGGGTACTGGTTCCATCGAATGTGAAGGAGAAAGGCGTTGCTGATTCTGGGTATGGTTTCGCCCCCCTAGGGCATGTTTTCTTGCCTCGTTATATCCTAGAAGTAGTGTGATCAATGGGTGCATTACATGAATCGAGGGGAGGTGAAGTTTTGAACAGTGGGAGAGGTTAAAACCCTTGACCTGAATTCTTACTATGAAATGATGCACTTTCACTACTCACGCTGAGGGGGTGAGATGCCAGCTAAAATCATTACTGGGTAGTGCGTTCAGCCGATATGTTACTTAATCGGTGCTCTTGACCTTGGCGAATTAAATTCGCCACGGGTCGCACCTGAAAGATACATGGTGTTTTCGCCTGACCTTGGACTTCGTTATAAGGGTTTGAGCTTGCCATTAAATCCTTCCTAGGGTCAATTTGCTAGTTGATCTTTGCTAAGAGAACTGGCATCAAAGCCTTATAGAGTAACCTTTTCAGGGTTCATGTCACCCCCTCTCACTAACTAAGAGTCGTTTGCCTCAAATCTCCAATCATCACCGCCAACCCTATCCAAGTGATATGAGTGATGTAGAATGGGGAGTGTTGCGACCGCTTATACCGTTGCCGAAGGCATTTGGGCATCTGAGGAGGGTAAACTTGCGCTCCTATCATCAACGGGATCTGCTATGTGCAGCGTAGTGGATCCCAGTTGAACATGCTGCACCATGACTTTCAACCTCACCCAAGGGTCTATGGTTATTTCCGTAAATGGCAACCGCTTTGGGTATGGGCTGAGAATCCATGGCCAATTGCGTCATCCACTCCGATCACAAATGGGAGGTGAAGAAGACTCCAGTGTGGCGCTCGCGTAGCGTCGGTCTTTGCCCGCATCGCCAATTTAATGACTCGCCGACTGGCTTGTTGAGGTTTTGTTTACAAATCAGCTTTAATTGTTGATCAGTGATGTTTTATGCGATAGAATCAACTGTAGTAGTTAAATCAATCTAGGAACCTAAACGTTATGGCTGATAGTGAGGGAGTTAAGAGCGCTGTCATTCTACGCAGTGAAGAGGATTTTGGAGGCACACCTGATTTCTTGTCTGGGTCTTCAAGTAAGAGGAGCAAGAAAAAGAAGAAAAAGAAGCAGGCAGCAGGTTTAAAGCCTATTGAGAAGGCTGTGTTTAAACAAGCAAAGCGTTTCGATGAGGCAAGTAAGATCTATAAGGATCGCCATGAGAAGTCCAATCGTAAGAAGAAAAATGGTTGGATTAAGGATTTTGGAAAGAACTATACCAAGAGTATGTCTAAGTTAATGAAATTTTAGTTTGGTTTCTGGTCTACCCTTAACTTCGATGTAATGGGTCAGTTAATGGCTATGTTGAAGGCAAAAAAGGTTTGAGTTCTTCAAAAGTTTATTGATTGTTCATTACATCACTTTGAAGTTTTTCAGAAGGGCAGAGCTGGGCATGATACAACTTTTGACAAAGCTTGCTAAAATTTAGTTAGGAGAACGTCCATGAGTACACTTCAGAAAGAAAACACCATTATCCTAGACATGGGGTCGGCAAAGAAGGATGATATTAAAGATTTGCAATATGGTGAGGGTAGGCTTTTTAAGAGGATTGCTAGGGCCATTGAAGAATTGAAGCAGAGTGGTGAAGTTGCAGAAAATGCTCAACCAGTAATTGTTGTGGTGAAGAAGAAAAACGAGAAAGATTGGTAAGTTTTTAATCGATCTTGAGAAGTAATACGAATTTCCGTCATGGGTTACACTGAGTTGCTAACTCAAGTCTGCTTGACTTTCACCCAAGATTGAGTCCGCCTTTGGCAAAGCTATTGTTATTGGCTACTTCAATGAATCTGCATCGGGGGCTTTATGCCCCATCTAACCAGGTTAATTGAAGATATATAGGACCCTCTACTTCTTGTACTGGTCATGTTCAAGTAGATTCGTGAACTCCCCCAACTTAATTGGTTTAAGTTGGGGTTTCTAGCGTGGCCCTAGGCCACGCTACGGGAACACGGAAGAATGCCGAAGGTGCCCTTGACCTAGCCGAATTATATTCGCCACGGGTGGCACCTCAACTTATACCAAATCCGGTTGCCATACCCCCTTAATAAATAGACCTCTCCAAAAACCTGAAAGTATCTCAGTAACTGGTTTTCAGAGCTCAAATTCACCAAGTCAATTAAACCGTTGAATTAACGCGCTCAAAGGCTTGGGGCACTGCTTCCGCCGAGTGAGAAGCGAAAAGTTTTGACATTAGTTGTTTACAGAGCATATCGAATTGTGAATAACTGCGACCAAGATATGCCCACCTCCAAAATGCCTAACTTCACCGCAGGCACAATCTTTGTGGTAAAATGAACTCCTACACAGTTGTGTACTAACCAGTAGACATCGAGGGTTCTTTGAAGGTTTTTGCGAGATGAACCCATAGGTGTTGGTTTTACTCCGAAAGGCGCTCGTTACGACGTCCCCCAGAAGCATTGAAAGCTGAGCCATGATTGGCATTAATATCACTGTCGGTGACCTCATGCTCAGTTTCAGGATGCTCAGGCACAGGAGCTTGATATTTTTTTCGTTTACGACAATGATAAATCGTACGGAAACCATGGTATAGAGTGCTATAGCGGTGGTGAGGGTACACATCCTCACTCCCACATCCAGGACATGGGTGGGAAAATACTTCGATCATACAACCACCATTCAGGAAAGGCTTCTATTAACTCCAGCATGCCCCTATTTCATGACCTGCAAGGCTTTTCTCCTTCACATTCGACGGAACCAGTAGCCTATTTGGTCTTCAATTGATAATTTTTGTGAAGCACCTGCCCCAGGCTTAATTAGCCGGACTTTTTGATTTTGAATTTTTTCTTGATGTTGACGATGTAATAACTTGGTTTGTTCTATCAGTTGAGAGAGTTGTTGATGATTTAATCAAGCGCAATCGTTTGGTTTGTTTAGGATTTTTATGGATATAATTACAAGTGTAGCTCATTTTGATGTTAATAAAAATTAGTTATTATTTTAATAATAAACCATAAATATATTTATTTTTTGGATAGGTCTATTTAATACGTTTTTCCTTTGGATTATAATCATCAGCATTATTGTATTGATTCGGAATAAATTATGTATACATGAGTAAACAAAATACTTTTGAATGTGTTTCTTTAATGATAAAAAAAGTGATTATCAATGGTTTTGAAAAAAAATTTTTTGGGAGGTAAGTTTAGAATGAATTTCCAAAAAGCCTGACTTTAGCGGCTCTTTCAGAGCATCGCTAAATTTATGCGTTACCGTAGCGGCTCTTTCGGAGCATCGCTGTTGAAAAATCGGCTAATTAAAAGAGCTATATCAGCGCGCAATTACCGTCAATCTAATAACAAAGGCAATAGGAAAGAGGGTGCATCTTTGGTTAAATGTTTGAGAATATACTGAGGTAGCAACAAGTCGCTTTCTCAGGTCTCCCACTCTCAGATTTGGGCATTCAAAAAGGCGATTGGCCGTAGGCCACGCTACGCTCCGGAAGCTTCGCTTCCGCATTTAAGAGGTTTTAAGCATTTTGAATCTCAATCGCTATTTTACTGATAATTAAGCCCACCTACTTATTTAGCAAATAGGTAATAGGAAATATAGCGTTTATTATAGCTAAGAGGTACACAGGATTGTTTCCGTGCGCCCTAAAACCAGAAACTCTGTACCTAAGGAAATTGAAAACCGCTATATAACTATACCAATCCGTGTAGAAATTGTGATAATTTTTGTTCCCTTTTCCCTACTTCCTGTTCCCTGTTCCCTGTTCCCTGTTCCCTGGGGAGCAGGTCTTGCGTTGCTGAAACATTAGTACTATGTCCCATTAGCGGAAGCAATTACCCATGAGGGGGCTATAGATAATGTACAAATATAAATAAGTAAATGCTCCCCCTATTACCTATTACCTATTACCTATTACCTATTACCTATTACCCAAATAAGCGTACAAATGTTCTGCATAAGTGACATGCTCCCTGTTCCCTGTTCCCTGTTCCCTTTGGTATATAACCTTTCCTAGTTAAGTAGATTTCGCCCCCTTAGCCCCCAAATTTTGCCGTGGGACCGGAAGGTGCGCGCCTCAAGAATTTGTACCTGACTCAATTGCAAACCGCTCTAAAAGCTTTATGGCGTAAAGGATAAAGCCACTGAACTGAACTTACAGCATTTATTATTAGTTTTTATTATCACATATATAAGATATGATAAATGGTTCTGGCCAGTGGGTGCATCTCAAAGTTATAAATCTATCACTCAGGGAACTGTAGAAGTTTTTTAGCCTTGAATGGTCGTATTTTTGCATGCATTGAGATGCACCCTGGCCAGTAAACTGTTGTTGCTGTTCTTGTGGGGCTTAATATTTTATTTATATTTTAAACAACCATAATTTACTTATCCTGTGATAGGATGCTCTGGGTGCATAAAAATCCGGTAAGCGCAAGGAAAATTAACTAAAGACTGATCCAAGATATTATCAAAGATTAGTCTTATAATATGCAGGAATTATAGTACTCTTGTAATTATTTTAAAGAGTACTAGTAAAACTGTATTTTTATTGATTATTGCGCTTACCCTGTGCATAGGTAAAACAATAAAAAAGTGATTTAATGACTGAGATTAATCAATTCCCGTTAACAATGGCTGAAGAGTGGTGTGAAAATACTACCGAATACCCCTTGCATGAACAATTGGAAAAAATATCAGTTTTAGAGAAAGAAAAACTAGATTCATCAACTACAATCGACAGCCAGACTCTTCGCCAAATTGATCAGGAATACCTGTGTTGGGGGGATACGGTTCACTATCAAGAGCGACCAATCATCGTAACTGGTTGTAAGGGGGGATTGGTTTTCGACGATGAGGGCAAATCCTATATCGATACCGGAATGTGGCACTCAAGTTGTAACTTCGGCTATCGAAATCCAGAGATTGAATCAGAGGTTACTAAACAACTCCATACATTACCTCAAGCCAATGGCGACTTTCTACATCGTGAAAAATTATTAATCGCGAAACAAGTAGTAGATGCGATGTATGAAAGAACCGGTGTCAAAGGCCGAGTCTCTTTCAATGTTGGCGGCGCACTTGTGGTGGAAGATGCCCTAAAGATTATTCGTAAGAACACCCGCAAGAATAAAGTAGCTGTGATGATGGGTGGTTATCATGGTCGCTCTCTTGGTACTCTCAACCTTTCGAGTAGTCATAGATATCGACAGTACTTTAATGAGTTCTCAGAACGGGCAGTTATGTTTCCGTTTGCTAACTGCGCTCAGTGTTTCTATGAAAAAGAACGAGAAACCTGTGACTTATACTGCGAGAGCATGATTCGGAAGGCATTCTCCAACGAATTTTATGGCATCGCAAGTGAGACCAGTTCAGAAGTCGGTGCGATAGTTGTAGAACCTTGTCAAGGACGAGGCTACACCATCCCACCCAGGGATTTCTTTAAAGGGTTTATCAGTGAGTTACGACAAAAGCACGGACTTCTTGTCTTTGATGACGAAATTCAAGTTGGTATGTACCGTACTGGTAAATTATTTGCCTTCGAACATTTTGGGTTTGTCCCAGATATTATTACGTTGAGCAAATCCTTCACCAATGGTTTGAGTCCAGTTAGCTTAGTCTGGGCACGAGAAGACCTAGTAGCACCAGACTTTTTCACTCCTGGACACGCCCATAGCAACTTTGCTAACCATCCTCTGGGAACTGCTGCTGCTTTAGCAACATGGCGTTATATGCTGGCACAAGACTACGAAACATCAGTACCAGCAAAAGGTTTGTACTTTTTGACCAAACTCAAAGAACTCCAAGCCCGTCATTCCTGTGTCTATAGCGTAGATGGACTGGGACTTATACTGAACATGGTTTTTGCTGATGAAAAAGGTACACCTTACAAAGGGTCTGCCAAACTAGCAGCAAGCATTGCTCAGGATAATGATTTTATTTGGAAAGATCAGAGTTGGCGCATGATTCTCCAAACCGGAGGATATGACCTGAACGTTTTGAAATTTGCTCCTTATCTTGATATCAGCTACGAAGAAATTGATTGCACTATTGGTGTTTTAGATCAAGTGCTACAAAAGCTTGATATCCTATTATGTCCAACCGCTGAAACCGCAGGAGCTATTTGATGAGAGCAGCAGTTTTATCCAAAGCCAATCAAGTAGACATTCGCGAGTTTACTGAGCCTAGCAAAACTCAAGATAATGAAGTCATTGCTAAGGTAGAATTTGTGGGAGTCTGTAAAACAGACCAGCAACTAACCGCAGCAGGCTTAGATAAAGAGTGTATTCTTGGTCATGAAGTAGTCTGTAGCTTGCCTAATCAAAACGGTCATTTTGCCCTCAATAATGAGATTTCCTGTGGAAAATGTAGTTATTGTTTAGAGGGATTAACTAGTCACTGCATCAATCTTAAAGAACTTGGAGTAAATGAACATGGAGGGTATGCTGATCAAATTTGTGCTCCTATAAATTCCCTACATCCTTTTGAATTCTCCAATCCATCTTTAGGAGTGCTCATTGAGCCTTTAAGTTGTGCAGTAAGGGGAGTAAAACGGATTCTAGCTGCTGTTAATCTATTAGCTACGTCACACCCTAACGTCCTGGTGATTGGGGGGGGGATTTCAGGAACTCTAATTACCTACCTCCTAAATCATTCCCCCAACTTCAAGGGAGAAATTAAAGTTTACGATATCACCAAAGAGCCGCTCCCTTGGCTAAACAAATTGGGAATTGAACGGATCGACGTTCCAGAACCAAACCAGGCACATGTGGTGGTCGAATGTTCCGGTTCACCAGGGGGTCTGGCTACAGCACTGGATCTTGTTCGTAAGGGCGGTTTAGTCTGTATCTATGGTGTTCCTAAACAAGGGATTTCTTTACCAATTTCTCCCCATGAGTTATTTATGCGAGAGATAGCGGTAGTGACGTCTTTTGCTGGCGCTACAGACGAAACCATTGCGGCTGCGATCGCATCCATCAAGGGCGACGAGGCATTCTTTGAACAACTGTTGGGTCGGTTTATCCCTCTTGAGAAGCTTCCTATAGAATTGACTAATTGGAGTCCACAGCCTGGAACCCGAACTGTTGTAGATCTCGACGCTTGAGGAAGATTCTGATGCAGGATGTAGCTGTGATCTTTGATATGGATGGTTTACTAATTGATAGTGAACCGTTCTGGTCTAAGGTAGAAATCGAAGTCTTCAATGACCTTGGCATTCCCATGAACGAGAGTATGTCTTCTCAAACAATGGGTTTGCGAAACGATGAGGTGGTCAAGTATTGGTATGCTCGATTTCCTTGGACTGGTATGAGCCAAGCTGAGGTATGTCGAACAATGATCGCTCGGATGAGTGAGCTATTGATGACAATGGGACAACCGATGCCAGGTGCAATTGAAGCCGTAAACTTGTGTCGGGAATTAAACTTACCCCTAGCCCTAGCAACGTCATCTCCCATGGGTCTAATTGATACAGTACTCAAACGGCTCGATTTAAAAGATGCCTTTGATGTGATTACATCAGCAGAAGCCGAGGAATTTGGTAAACCCCATCCAGCAGTATATCTCACCGCTAGCCGTCGTCTGGGTATAGAACCAACAAAGTGTGTTGCCTTAGAGGATTCGGTTCGTGGCGTGATTAGTGCCAAAGCTGCCAGCATGGCATGTATTGCAGTTCCAGCACCAGAAAATCTAGAGGATGAACGTTTTGCGATCGCAGATGTCACCCTTAATTCACTAGAACAGATCACTGAGCCTTGGCTGAAAACGTTTTTAGCTCAATATAGCTAGGCTAAACCTAACC includes:
- the hxpB gene encoding hexitol phosphatase HxpB translates to MQDVAVIFDMDGLLIDSEPFWSKVEIEVFNDLGIPMNESMSSQTMGLRNDEVVKYWYARFPWTGMSQAEVCRTMIARMSELLMTMGQPMPGAIEAVNLCRELNLPLALATSSPMGLIDTVLKRLDLKDAFDVITSAEAEEFGKPHPAVYLTASRRLGIEPTKCVALEDSVRGVISAKAASMACIAVPAPENLEDERFAIADVTLNSLEQITEPWLKTFLAQYS